One window from the genome of Archocentrus centrarchus isolate MPI-CPG fArcCen1 unplaced genomic scaffold, fArcCen1 scaffold_41_ctg1, whole genome shotgun sequence encodes:
- the LOC115776954 gene encoding protein NLRC3-like: EDNIITFVKDELKKIQKILSPDYPECLEREDEEQRRSSREALVKITVDFLRRMKQEELAERLQSICGRELKSALKKKFQCVFEGIAKAGNPTLLNQIYTELYITEGGAAEVNEEHEVRQIETASRKPDRAETPIRQEDIFKGSPGRDGPIRTVLTKGVAGIGKTVLTQKYTLDWAEDKANQDIQFMFPLTFRELNVLKEEKFSLVELVHHFFTETKEAGICSFEHFQVVFIFDGLDECRLPLDFHKTTILTDPRKSTSVDVLLTNLIRGNLLPSAHLWITTRPAAANQIPPQCVSRVTEVRGFTDPQKEEYFRKRFRDEEQASRIISHIKTSRSLHIMCHIPVFCWITATVLEDELKTRVRGELPKTLTQMYIHFLVVQAKVKKVKYDGGAETDPHWSPESRKMIESLGKLALDQLQKGNLIFYESDLTECGIDMRAASVYSGVFTQIFKEERGLYQDKVFCFIHLSVQEFLAALHVHLTFINSGLNLLEDQQTTSMWSQLFNKPKLQALHQSAVNKALQSPNGHLDLFLRFFLGLSLQTNQSLLRGLLTQTGSSSQTNQETVQYIKKKLSENLSAEKSINLFHCLNELNDGSLVEEIQQSLRSGSLSTDKLSPAQWSALVFILLSSEEDLDVFDLQKYSASEEALLRLLPVVKASNKAL; this comes from the exons gaggacaacatcatcacttttgtgaaggacgagctgaagaagatccagaagatcctgagtccagattacccagaatgcttagagagggaggatgaagagcagaggaggagcagcagagaggcattAGTGAAGATCACAGtggacttcctgaggagaatgaagcaggaggagctggctgagcgtctgcagagca tttgtggacgtgaacttaaatctgctctgaagaagaagttccagtgtgtgtttgagggcatcgctaaagcaggaaacccaaccctcctgaatcagatctacacagagctctacatcacagagggaggggctgcagaggtcaatgaggaacatgaggtcagacagattgaaacagcatccaggaaaccagacagagcagaaacaccaatcagacaagaagacatctttaaaggctcacctggaagagatggaccaatcagaacagtgctgacaaagggagtggctggcattgggaaaacagtcctaacacagaaatacaccctcgactgggctgaagacaaagccaaccaggacatccagttcatgtttccattgactttcagagagctgaatgtgctgaaagaggaaaagttcagcttggtggaacttgttcatcacttcttcactgaaaccaaagaagcaggaatctgcagctttgaacacttccaggttgtgttcatctttgatggtctggatgagtgtcgacttcctctggacttccacaaaactacaatcctgactgaccctagaaagtccacctcagtggatgtgctgctgacaaacctcatcagggggaacctgcttccctctgctcacctctggataaccacacgacctgcagcagccaatcagatccctcctcagtgtgttagcagggtgacagaggtcagagggttcactgacccacagaaggaggagtacttcaggaagagattcagagatgaggaacaggccagcaggatcatctcccacataaagacatcacgaagcctccacatcatgtgccacatcccagtcttctgctggatcactgctacagttctggaggatgagCTGAAAACCAGAgtgagaggagagctgcccaagaccctgactcagatgtacatccacttcctggtggttcaggccaaagtgaagaaggtcaagtatgatggaggagctgagacagatccacactggagtccagagagcaggaagatgattgagtctctgggaaaactggctttggatcagctgcagaaaggaaacctgatcttctatgaatcagacctgacagagtgtggcatcgatatgagagcagcctcagtgtactcaggagtgttcacacagatctttaaagaggagagagggctgtaccaggacaaggtgttctgcttcatccatctgagtgttcaggagtttctggctgctcttcatgtccatctgaccttcatcaactctggactcaatctgctggaagatcAACAAACAACATCCATGTGGTCTCAATTATTTAATAAACCAAAGCTCCAAGCTCTCcatcagagtgctgtgaacaaggccttacagagtccaaatggacacctggacttgttcctccgcttcttcctgggtctttcactgcagaccaatcagagtctcctacgaggcctgctgacacagacaggaagtagctcacagaccaatcaggaaacagtccagtacatcaagaagaagctcagtgagaatctgtctgcagagaaaagcatcaatctgttccactgtctgaatgaactgaatgatggttctctagtggaggagatccaacagtccctgagatcaggaagtctctccacagataaactgtctcctgctcagtggtcagctctggtcttcatcttactgtcatcagaagaagatctggatgtgtttgacctgcagaaatactctgcttcagaggaggctctgctgaggctgctgccagtggtcaaagcctccaacaaagctctgtga